From one bacterium genomic stretch:
- a CDS encoding glucose-1-phosphate adenylyltransferase family protein, with the protein MGFLGDERVKVMILAGGKGEGLSVLASHRAVSSMPFGGRYRLVDFPLSNCVNSGLFDIGILAQYNPISLMDHLGTGQAWDLDRKRTGVSLLQPIQTEAGSSWYRGTADALRQNRREFEGYDFVLVLPGDLVFKMDFRGLIRQHHRRRAAVTVATAPADFKDLRRFGIVEVADDDRITAFLEKPDRPAGTLASMAIYLFDAAYLTHKLEPLRKGQYDLVQDVVVPAVSEKVVHQFPFNGYWEDVGELTPYYQANMELLRDTPRLEMVDPSWPIMTPTDEMPPAKFGPGSHAVRSLVANGSIVNGKVINSILSRGVYVEEGALVRDSILFGDTAVHRGAVVDRVVMDRFCDVGEKAKVGVGEVYDGNERFGGLFSGGVTVVGKSVALPAGITVGRHVCLAPDTPGEFLGKNVPAGAAVGEFP; encoded by the coding sequence GTGGGCTTTCTGGGCGACGAACGGGTGAAGGTGATGATCCTCGCCGGGGGCAAAGGCGAGGGTCTGTCCGTTCTGGCCTCGCACCGGGCGGTCTCGTCCATGCCCTTCGGCGGGCGGTACCGCCTCGTTGACTTCCCCCTCTCCAACTGCGTCAACTCCGGGCTCTTCGACATCGGCATCCTGGCCCAGTACAACCCCATCAGCCTGATGGACCACCTGGGTACGGGCCAGGCGTGGGACCTGGACCGCAAGCGGACCGGGGTCTCGCTCCTGCAACCGATTCAGACCGAGGCGGGGTCGTCCTGGTACCGGGGCACCGCCGACGCGCTGCGGCAGAACCGCCGCGAGTTCGAGGGGTACGACTTCGTGCTGGTCCTGCCCGGGGACCTGGTGTTCAAGATGGACTTCCGGGGGCTCATCCGCCAGCACCACCGCCGCCGGGCCGCCGTCACCGTCGCCACCGCCCCGGCGGATTTCAAGGACCTCCGCCGTTTCGGCATCGTGGAGGTCGCCGACGACGACCGGATAACCGCCTTTCTGGAGAAGCCGGACCGGCCCGCGGGAACCCTGGCCAGCATGGCCATCTACCTCTTCGACGCGGCCTACCTTACCCACAAGCTGGAACCGCTGAGAAAGGGCCAGTACGACCTGGTACAGGACGTGGTCGTACCCGCCGTGTCCGAAAAGGTGGTTCACCAGTTCCCCTTCAACGGTTACTGGGAGGACGTGGGCGAGCTGACGCCCTATTACCAGGCCAACATGGAGCTCCTGCGGGATACCCCGCGCCTGGAAATGGTGGACCCCTCCTGGCCCATCATGACTCCCACCGACGAGATGCCGCCGGCCAAGTTCGGCCCCGGGAGCCACGCCGTCCGCAGCCTGGTGGCCAACGGCTCCATCGTCAACGGCAAGGTCATCAACTCGATCCTGAGCCGCGGGGTCTACGTGGAGGAGGGGGCCCTGGTGCGGGACTCCATCCTCTTCGGCGACACGGCGGTGCACCGCGGGGCGGTGGTGGACCGGGTGGTCATGGACCGTTTCTGCGATGTCGGTGAGAAGGCCAAGGTCGGCGTCGGCGAGGTGTACGACGGGAACGAGCGTTTCGGCGGGCTCTTCTCCGGCGGCGTCACGGTCGTCGGCAAGAGCGTCGCGCTGCCCGCCGGGATAACCGTGGGGCGGCACGTCTGCCTGGCGCCCGACACGCCGGGGGAATTTTTAGGAAAAAACGTCCCCGCGGGCGCGGCGGTGGGGGAGTTTCCGTGA